The Rhizobium leguminosarum genome includes a region encoding these proteins:
- the groL gene encoding chaperonin GroEL (60 kDa chaperone family; promotes refolding of misfolded polypeptides especially under stressful conditions; forms two stacked rings of heptamers to form a barrel-shaped 14mer; ends can be capped by GroES; misfolded proteins enter the barrel where they are refolded when GroES binds) gives MASKEIKFGRTAREKMLRGVDILADAVKVTLGPKGRNVIIDKSFGAPRITKDGVSVAKEIELEDKFENMGAQMVREVASKTNDIAGDGTTTATVLAQAIVREGNKAVAAGMNPMDLKRGIDLAVADVVKDLQAKAKKISTSEEVAQVGTISANGDKQVGLDIAEAMQKVGNEGVITVEEAKTAETELEVVEGMQFDRGYLSPYFVTNPEKMIADLEDVFILLHEKKLSNLQSMLPVLEAVVQTGKPLLIVAEDVEGEALATLVVNKLRGGLKIAAVKAPGFGDRRKAMLEDIAILTGGTVISEDLGIKLESVTLDMLGRAKKVSISKENTTIVDGSGAKTDIEGRVAQIKAQIEETTSDYDREKLQERLAKLAGGVAVIRVGGSTEVEVKEKKDRIDDALNATRAAVQEGIVPGGGIALLRSSTKITVKGANDDQEAGINIVRRALQSLVRQIAENAGDEASIVVGKVLDKNEDNFGYNAQTSEYGDMIAMGIVDPLKVVRTALQNAASVASLLITTEAMIAELPKKESAGGGMQGGMGGMGGMDMM, from the coding sequence ATGGCATCTAAAGAAATCAAGTTTGGCCGCACCGCGCGCGAAAAGATGCTGCGCGGCGTCGACATTCTCGCCGATGCAGTGAAGGTCACGCTCGGCCCGAAGGGCCGTAACGTCATCATCGACAAGTCCTTCGGCGCGCCGCGCATCACCAAGGACGGCGTTTCGGTCGCCAAGGAAATCGAACTCGAAGACAAGTTCGAAAACATGGGCGCCCAGATGGTCCGCGAAGTTGCTTCGAAGACCAACGATATCGCCGGCGACGGCACCACGACGGCTACCGTTCTTGCCCAGGCGATCGTTCGCGAAGGCAACAAGGCCGTTGCAGCCGGCATGAACCCGATGGACCTGAAGCGCGGCATCGACCTCGCTGTCGCCGACGTCGTGAAGGATCTCCAGGCCAAGGCCAAGAAGATCTCGACTTCGGAAGAAGTCGCACAGGTCGGCACGATTTCGGCAAATGGCGACAAGCAGGTCGGTCTCGACATTGCTGAAGCCATGCAGAAGGTCGGCAACGAAGGCGTCATCACGGTTGAAGAAGCCAAGACCGCCGAAACCGAACTCGAAGTCGTCGAAGGCATGCAGTTCGACCGCGGCTACCTCAGCCCCTACTTCGTGACCAACCCGGAAAAGATGATCGCCGACCTCGAAGACGTCTTCATTCTCCTGCACGAGAAGAAGCTCTCGAACCTGCAGTCGATGCTCCCGGTTCTCGAAGCCGTCGTACAGACCGGCAAGCCGCTCCTCATCGTCGCTGAAGACGTCGAAGGCGAAGCCCTCGCAACGCTCGTCGTTAACAAGCTGCGCGGCGGCCTGAAGATCGCTGCCGTCAAGGCTCCTGGCTTCGGCGACCGCCGCAAGGCCATGCTCGAAGACATCGCCATCCTGACGGGCGGCACTGTCATCTCCGAAGACCTCGGCATCAAGCTCGAATCCGTTACGCTCGACATGCTCGGCCGTGCCAAGAAGGTTTCGATCTCCAAGGAAAACACCACGATCGTCGACGGTTCGGGCGCCAAGACTGACATCGAAGGCCGTGTTGCCCAGATCAAGGCGCAGATCGAAGAAACCACCTCCGACTACGACCGCGAGAAGCTGCAGGAACGTCTTGCTAAGCTCGCTGGCGGCGTTGCCGTCATCCGCGTCGGCGGCTCGACGGAAGTCGAAGTGAAGGAAAAGAAGGACCGCATCGACGACGCGCTCAACGCGACGCGTGCTGCCGTTCAGGAAGGCATCGTCCCCGGCGGCGGTATCGCTCTGCTCCGCTCCTCCACGAAGATCACCGTCAAGGGTGCAAACGACGACCAGGAAGCCGGCATCAACATCGTTCGCCGCGCCCTGCAGTCGCTCGTTCGTCAGATCGCTGAAAACGCAGGCGACGAAGCCTCGATCGTTGTCGGCAAGGTTCTCGACAAGAACGAAGACAACTTCGGCTACAACGCCCAGACATCGGAATATGGCGACATGATCGCCATGGGTATCGTCGACCCGCTCAAGGTCGTTCGCACGGCGCTGCAGAACGCTGCTTCTGTCGCATCGCTGCTGATCACCACCGAAGCCATGATTGCCGAACTGCCGAAGAAAGAATCGGCTGGCGGCGGCATGCAGGGCGGAATGGGCGGCATGGGCGGTATGGACATGATGTGA
- the groES gene encoding co-chaperone GroES — MASTNFRPLHDRVVVRRVESEAKTKGGIIIPDTAKEKPQEGEIVAVGSGARDESGKVVALDVKAGDRILFGKWSGTEVKIDGEDLLIMKEADIMGIIG; from the coding sequence ATGGCAAGCACCAACTTCCGCCCCCTTCACGACCGCGTCGTTGTTCGCCGCGTTGAGTCCGAAGCCAAGACCAAGGGCGGCATCATCATTCCCGATACCGCCAAGGAAAAGCCGCAGGAAGGCGAAATCGTCGCCGTCGGTTCCGGCGCGCGCGATGAGTCCGGCAAGGTCGTCGCACTCGACGTCAAGGCTGGCGACCGCATCCTGTTCGGCAAGTGGTCCGGCACCGAAGTCAAGATCGACGGCGAAGACCTTCTGATCATGAAGGAAGCCGACATCATGGGCATCATCGGCTGA
- a CDS encoding TIGR01459 family HAD-type hydrolase — translation MAKRIENFSEISGHYDVVLCDVWGVVHNGVDPFPKAAAALEAARESGLAVVLITNSPRLSWQVVEQLRQIGVPDSAYDRIVTSGDVTRGLIAEGPKTVFLLGPERDKALLEGIGVERRPAGEAQSLVCTGFFDDETEKPEDYTDMLLDFKAREVPMICANPDLIVERGHRIIPCAGAMAAYYEQLGGKTRIAGKPHRPIYEATLAAARELRGDFPVDRVLAIGDGMPTDVRGALNYGLDLLYISGGIHAKEYTLNGETDEAILNAYLERENAAPKWWMPRLA, via the coding sequence ATGGCCAAGCGGATAGAAAACTTCTCGGAGATATCAGGTCACTATGATGTGGTGCTCTGCGATGTCTGGGGCGTCGTTCACAACGGCGTCGATCCGTTCCCGAAGGCGGCCGCAGCCCTCGAAGCGGCACGCGAAAGCGGCCTCGCCGTCGTCCTCATCACCAATTCGCCGCGCCTTTCCTGGCAGGTGGTCGAGCAGCTGCGCCAGATCGGCGTTCCCGACAGCGCCTATGACAGGATCGTCACCTCCGGCGACGTCACGCGCGGGCTGATCGCCGAAGGGCCGAAGACCGTCTTTCTGCTTGGCCCCGAGCGCGACAAGGCGCTGCTCGAAGGCATTGGCGTCGAGCGCCGGCCGGCGGGCGAAGCGCAATCGCTGGTCTGCACCGGCTTTTTCGACGACGAGACCGAGAAGCCGGAGGATTACACCGATATGCTTCTCGATTTCAAAGCCCGCGAGGTGCCGATGATCTGCGCCAATCCCGACCTCATCGTCGAGCGCGGCCATCGCATCATCCCCTGCGCCGGCGCCATGGCCGCCTATTACGAGCAGCTCGGCGGAAAAACCCGCATCGCCGGCAAGCCGCATCGGCCGATCTACGAGGCAACGCTTGCGGCTGCCCGCGAGCTTCGCGGCGATTTCCCGGTCGATCGCGTGCTGGCGATCGGCGACGGCATGCCGACCGATGTGCGCGGCGCCTTGAATTACGGCCTCGACCTCCTCTACATCAGCGGCGGTATCCACGCTAAGGAATATACTCTCAACGGCGAGACCGACGAGGCGATCCTCAACGCCTATCTCGAACGGGAAAACGCCGCGCCGAAGTGGTGGATGCCCCGCCTTGCATGA
- a CDS encoding bifunctional riboflavin kinase/FAD synthetase has translation MTVFHRNETREPLPAHLKGGVIAIGNFDGVHRGHQSVLSRALEISKARGIPALVLTFEPHPRTVFRPLAPVFRLTPAPLKARILETLGFSAVIEYPFDYEFSQRSADDFIHSILKDWLGASEVVTGFDFHFGRGREGGPAFLMNAGHTYGFGVTLIDAFRDENADVVSSSHIRSLLKEGNVSEVAGMLGYRYTVEAEVIDGEKLGRQLGFPTANMRLPPEVDLAAGIYAVRFRRQDGTLHDAVASYGRRPTVTENGAPLLETYLFDFSGDLYGQLCSVSFFGYLRPELKFDGLDPLVAQIKRDEEEARALLTGVKPLGALDRKLCFSSAQ, from the coding sequence ATGACCGTCTTCCACCGCAATGAAACCCGGGAACCCTTGCCCGCCCATCTGAAGGGCGGCGTCATTGCCATCGGCAATTTCGACGGTGTGCACCGCGGCCATCAATCGGTGCTGAGCCGGGCGCTCGAGATCTCCAAGGCGCGCGGTATTCCCGCTTTGGTGCTGACATTCGAGCCGCATCCTCGCACGGTCTTCCGGCCGCTAGCGCCGGTCTTCCGCCTGACGCCGGCGCCGCTGAAGGCCCGTATCCTGGAAACGCTCGGCTTCAGCGCCGTCATCGAATATCCCTTCGATTACGAATTCTCGCAGCGCTCGGCCGATGATTTCATCCATTCGATCCTGAAGGATTGGCTCGGAGCCTCCGAAGTCGTCACCGGCTTCGATTTCCATTTTGGCCGCGGCCGCGAGGGCGGTCCGGCCTTCCTGATGAATGCCGGCCATACCTACGGCTTCGGCGTCACCCTGATCGATGCCTTTCGCGATGAAAACGCCGATGTCGTCTCTTCGAGCCATATCCGCTCGCTCTTGAAGGAGGGAAATGTCAGCGAAGTCGCCGGCATGCTCGGTTACCGCTATACGGTGGAAGCTGAGGTGATCGATGGCGAAAAGCTCGGCCGCCAACTTGGTTTCCCGACAGCCAACATGCGCCTGCCGCCGGAGGTCGATCTTGCCGCCGGCATCTACGCCGTCCGCTTCCGCCGCCAGGACGGCACGCTCCACGATGCTGTCGCCAGCTATGGCCGCCGTCCGACGGTGACGGAGAACGGCGCACCGCTGCTCGAAACCTATCTTTTCGATTTCAGCGGCGATCTCTATGGCCAGCTCTGCTCGGTCTCGTTCTTCGGCTATCTCCGCCCTGAGCTGAAATTCGACGGCCTCGATCCACTGGTCGCCCAGATCAAGCGCGATGAGGAAGAGGCGAGGGCACTGCTTACGGGTGTCAAGCCGCTCGGCGCGCTTGACCGGAAATTGTGCTTCTCTTCAGCGCAATAG
- a CDS encoding RES family NAD+ phosphorylase — protein sequence MILWRISNYADLSGRGGLLAPGRWHHQGIPVVYCCDHPSTALLEILVQVDLHQIPRDFQLLKIHCPDDIEAFDIGIDPAAINQTSLTRDRGSKLLEDNDFCLLRVPSAIMPEAANILINPRHPDASRLTIEKAIRYPFDSRLLR from the coding sequence ATGATCTTATGGCGTATCTCGAATTATGCCGATCTTTCCGGACGCGGCGGGCTGCTTGCACCAGGACGATGGCATCATCAGGGAATTCCCGTCGTCTATTGCTGTGATCACCCGTCGACTGCGCTCCTCGAAATTCTGGTACAGGTCGATCTGCATCAAATTCCGAGAGATTTTCAGCTCCTGAAAATCCATTGCCCGGACGACATCGAAGCCTTCGATATCGGGATCGATCCTGCTGCGATCAACCAGACCAGCCTGACGCGCGACCGGGGCAGCAAATTACTGGAAGACAATGATTTCTGTCTCCTGCGCGTCCCATCGGCAATCATGCCAGAGGCCGCGAATATTCTTATCAATCCGCGTCATCCGGACGCGTCGCGCCTGACAATCGAAAAAGCGATCCGCTATCCTTTCGACAGCCGGCTATTGCGCTGA
- a CDS encoding antitoxin Xre/MbcA/ParS toxin-binding domain-containing protein translates to MKLTELGFSVEEIYRFVAPRRTLARRNANGEPLTVEENDGALRIVRIAEMAKRIFGDGAVAFDWLRKPNRGMDGIAPIDLLESETGARLVEQALHQIDHGIYV, encoded by the coding sequence TTGAAATTGACAGAGCTCGGCTTTTCCGTGGAGGAAATATATCGTTTTGTCGCACCGCGCCGAACTCTGGCGAGACGCAATGCAAACGGCGAGCCGCTGACGGTCGAGGAAAACGACGGCGCATTGCGTATCGTGCGGATTGCGGAGATGGCTAAGCGCATTTTCGGCGACGGAGCCGTTGCGTTCGATTGGCTGCGCAAGCCCAATCGCGGAATGGACGGCATAGCCCCGATCGATCTGCTGGAATCGGAAACCGGCGCCCGCCTCGTCGAGCAGGCACTGCACCAGATCGACCACGGGATTTACGTCTAG
- the ileS gene encoding isoleucine--tRNA ligase has translation MTDTAEKIDYSKTLYLPETDFPMRAGLPQKEPELVKRWQEMGLYKKLRASAAGREKFVLHDGPPYANGNIHIGHALNKILKDVINRSFQMRGYDANYVPGWDCHGLPIEWKIEEKYREKGKNKDEVPVNEFRRECREFAAGWIKVQAEEFKRLGIEGDFDNPYTTMNFHAESRIAGELLKIAASGQLYRGSKPIMWSVVERTALAEAEVEYQDYESDTIWVKFPVVEGPVALKDAFVVIWTTTPWTIPGNRAVSFSPRISYGLYEVTAAENDFGPRPGEKLIFADKLAEESFAKAKLQYKRLSDVSAADFAAMTCAHPFKGLDGGYEFLVPLLDGDHVTDDAGTGFVHTAPSHGREDFDAWMSAARTLEARGIDTKIPFPVDDGGFYTADAPGFEGVRVIDDNGKKGDANDRVIRELIARGALFARGRLKHQYPHSWRSKKPVIFRNTPQWFVYMDKTLADGTTLRSRALSAIDDTRFVPAAGQNRLRAMIEGRPDWVLSRQRAWGVPIAVFADDEGEVLVDEAVNGRILEAFEHEGADAWFAEGAKERFLGNDHDHTRWTQVMDILDVWFDSGSTHTFTLEDRPDLKWPADLYLEGSDQHRGWFHSSLLESAATRGRAPYNAVLTHGFTMDEKGEKMSKSKGNVTAPQEVMKDAGADILRLWVMTSDYADDLRVGKTIIQTNVDAYRKLRNTIRWMLGTLAHDKGEEIALADLPELEQLMLHRLAELDELVRENYDAFDFKKIARALIDFANVELSAFYFDVRKDALYCDAPSSLRRRASLHVIRQIFDCMVTWLAPMLPFTTEEAWLSRNPSAVSVHLEQFAPVAKEWRNDALAEKWKKIRTVRSVVTGALEIERKDKRIGSSLEAAPVVHIADPALLKALEGQDFTEVCITSAIDIKAGEGPAEAFRLAEVPEVSVVPKLAEGEKCARSWRITRDVGSDPEYPDVSARDAAALRELAALK, from the coding sequence ATGACCGACACAGCCGAAAAGATCGACTATTCGAAGACCCTCTATTTGCCCGAGACCGATTTCCCCATGCGCGCCGGCCTGCCGCAGAAGGAACCGGAACTCGTCAAGCGCTGGCAGGAGATGGGTCTCTACAAGAAACTGCGTGCTTCCGCCGCCGGCCGCGAGAAATTCGTCCTCCACGACGGTCCGCCCTATGCCAACGGCAACATCCATATCGGCCACGCGCTGAACAAGATCCTCAAGGACGTCATCAACCGTTCGTTCCAGATGCGCGGCTACGACGCCAATTACGTGCCCGGCTGGGATTGCCACGGCCTGCCGATCGAATGGAAGATCGAAGAGAAGTACCGCGAGAAGGGCAAGAACAAGGACGAGGTCCCGGTCAACGAATTCCGCCGGGAATGCCGTGAATTCGCCGCCGGCTGGATCAAGGTCCAGGCGGAAGAATTCAAGCGTCTCGGCATCGAGGGCGACTTCGACAATCCCTATACGACGATGAACTTCCACGCGGAGTCGCGCATCGCCGGTGAACTCCTGAAGATCGCCGCGAGCGGTCAGCTCTATCGCGGCTCCAAGCCGATCATGTGGTCGGTGGTCGAGCGCACGGCGTTGGCAGAGGCCGAGGTCGAATACCAGGATTATGAGAGCGACACGATCTGGGTGAAATTCCCGGTCGTCGAAGGTCCGGTCGCGCTCAAGGATGCTTTCGTGGTCATCTGGACGACCACGCCCTGGACGATCCCCGGCAACCGCGCGGTTTCCTTTTCGCCACGCATCTCCTACGGCCTCTATGAAGTGACGGCCGCCGAGAACGATTTTGGTCCGCGTCCCGGCGAAAAGCTGATCTTTGCCGATAAGCTGGCCGAGGAATCCTTCGCCAAGGCCAAGCTGCAGTACAAGCGCTTGAGCGATGTCTCTGCGGCCGACTTCGCAGCGATGACCTGCGCGCATCCCTTCAAGGGTCTCGACGGCGGCTATGAATTCCTCGTGCCGCTGCTCGATGGCGACCACGTCACCGATGATGCGGGTACCGGTTTCGTCCACACTGCGCCAAGCCACGGTCGCGAAGACTTCGACGCCTGGATGTCGGCTGCCCGCACGCTTGAGGCCCGCGGCATCGACACCAAAATCCCGTTCCCGGTCGACGACGGCGGCTTCTATACCGCCGACGCTCCCGGCTTCGAGGGCGTCCGCGTCATCGACGACAACGGCAAGAAGGGCGATGCCAACGACCGCGTCATCAGGGAACTGATCGCCCGCGGCGCGCTCTTTGCCCGCGGCCGGCTGAAGCACCAATACCCGCATTCCTGGCGCTCGAAGAAGCCGGTCATCTTCCGCAACACGCCGCAATGGTTCGTCTATATGGACAAGACCCTTGCCGACGGCACGACGTTGCGATCGCGCGCGCTCAGTGCAATCGACGATACGCGCTTCGTGCCCGCCGCCGGCCAGAACCGCCTGCGCGCTATGATCGAGGGCCGTCCGGACTGGGTGCTCTCGCGCCAGCGCGCCTGGGGCGTGCCGATCGCCGTCTTTGCCGACGATGAGGGTGAGGTCCTGGTCGACGAAGCCGTCAACGGCCGCATCCTCGAAGCCTTCGAACATGAGGGCGCCGACGCCTGGTTTGCCGAAGGCGCCAAGGAGCGTTTCCTCGGCAATGACCACGACCATACCCGCTGGACCCAGGTCATGGATATCCTCGACGTCTGGTTCGACTCTGGCTCGACGCACACCTTCACGCTCGAAGACCGCCCGGACCTGAAGTGGCCGGCCGACCTTTATCTCGAAGGTTCCGACCAGCATCGCGGCTGGTTCCATTCGTCGCTGCTGGAATCGGCGGCCACCCGCGGCCGCGCGCCTTACAATGCCGTCCTCACCCATGGGTTCACCATGGACGAGAAGGGCGAGAAGATGTCGAAGTCGAAGGGCAACGTCACAGCACCTCAGGAAGTGATGAAGGATGCCGGCGCCGATATCCTGCGCCTCTGGGTGATGACCTCGGATTATGCCGACGACCTGCGCGTCGGCAAGACGATCATCCAGACCAATGTCGATGCCTATCGCAAGCTGCGCAACACCATCCGCTGGATGCTCGGTACGCTTGCCCACGACAAGGGCGAGGAGATCGCGCTTGCCGATCTGCCGGAGCTGGAGCAGTTGATGCTGCACCGGCTGGCCGAACTCGACGAGTTGGTGCGCGAGAACTACGATGCCTTCGACTTCAAGAAGATCGCCCGCGCGTTGATCGATTTCGCCAATGTCGAACTTTCGGCCTTCTATTTCGATGTCCGCAAGGACGCGCTCTATTGCGACGCGCCGTCGAGCCTGCGCCGGCGCGCCAGCCTGCACGTCATCCGCCAGATTTTCGATTGCATGGTGACGTGGCTTGCCCCGATGCTGCCCTTCACCACCGAGGAGGCCTGGCTGTCGCGCAATCCGTCCGCCGTTTCCGTGCATCTGGAGCAGTTTGCCCCGGTCGCAAAGGAATGGCGCAACGATGCGCTGGCCGAGAAGTGGAAGAAGATCCGTACAGTGCGTTCGGTCGTGACCGGCGCTCTGGAAATCGAGCGCAAGGACAAGCGCATCGGCTCCTCGCTGGAAGCGGCTCCTGTCGTGCACATCGCCGATCCCGCGCTGCTGAAGGCGCTGGAGGGCCAGGACTTCACCGAAGTCTGCATCACCTCGGCAATCGACATCAAGGCGGGCGAAGGCCCGGCGGAGGCCTTCCGCCTGGCCGAGGTGCCGGAGGTCAGCGTCGTGCCGAAGCTTGCAGAGGGCGAGAAATGCGCCCGCTCCTGGCGCATCACCAGGGATGTCGGCTCCGATCCGGAATATCCTGATGTTTCGGCCCGCGATGCCGCCGCCCTTCGCGAGCTTGCCGCGCTCAAGTGA
- a CDS encoding nucleoside deaminase, which translates to MEMALEEARAAGERGEVPIGAVVVVDDIAVSRSGNRTRELKDVTAHAEIAAIRLACEALGQERLAGADLYVTLEPCTMCAAAISFARIRRLYYGAEDPKGGAVDNGVRFYGQPTCHHAPEVYSGFNEVQSADLLRRFFSQRREAP; encoded by the coding sequence ATGGAGATGGCGCTCGAAGAAGCGCGTGCCGCCGGAGAACGCGGCGAGGTGCCGATCGGCGCCGTCGTCGTTGTCGACGATATTGCCGTTTCACGCTCGGGAAACCGCACGCGCGAGCTCAAAGACGTGACCGCGCATGCCGAAATCGCCGCGATCCGGCTCGCCTGCGAAGCGCTCGGGCAGGAACGTCTTGCCGGTGCCGATCTCTATGTGACGCTGGAGCCTTGCACCATGTGCGCAGCAGCCATCTCGTTTGCGCGTATCCGCAGGCTCTATTACGGCGCCGAGGACCCGAAGGGCGGCGCCGTCGACAATGGCGTGCGATTCTATGGGCAGCCGACCTGCCACCACGCCCCGGAGGTCTATTCCGGCTTCAACGAGGTCCAATCAGCCGATCTGCTGCGAAGGTTCTTTTCGCAAAGAAGAGAGGCGCCGTAA
- a CDS encoding pseudouridine synthase gives MTPKDKPKRPGAKPLSRDIRSKAGPKADGDKPAKPAAARAIAAETDGDAKAERISKVMARAGVASRRDIERMIMEGRVTLNGRVLETPVVNVTLADRIEVDGVPIRGIERTRLWLYHKPAGLVTTNADPEGRSTVFDNLPEELPRVMSIGRLDINTEGLLLLTNDGGLARALELPATGWLRRYRVRAHGEIDQDALDKLKDGIAVDGVLYGSIEATLDRTQGSNVWITMGLREGKNREIKNVLGALGLEVNRLIRISYGPFQLGDLPEGHVVEVRGRTLRDQLGPRLIEEAKANFDAPIYNAAAVAAEEEVEPAAPEKRERPRRDEDKRERALSRLDTKRDDRHGGARKEDDRRDGGRRDDERPKRPQPLGQRRSANVWMAPGARPLGEKAAAKAAKNAQTARKRGEQSPAKGTGFDRIEDRPRTQVNRVREEDGEWIRSSEETRRKDEGEGFGRKRGFGDRPAREDRGSGDRPTRGDRPFGDRPSRGDRPFGDKPRGDRKPRAEGDERPRAGRSPAGEGRSERPRGDRPFGDRPSRGDRPFGDKPRGDRKPRADGDERPRAARTSAGEGRSERPRSDRPSGDRPSRGDRPFGDKPRGDRRPREDGDERPRAARSFAGEGRSERPRGERSFGDKPSGDRPSGDRPRGKSFAAKPSGAKPGGAKSFSGKPKGAKPGGDRPGGDRPAGGPSRGGAKGKGMTRGADRRR, from the coding sequence ATGACACCCAAAGACAAGCCAAAACGCCCGGGCGCAAAGCCCCTTTCACGGGATATCAGGTCGAAAGCCGGCCCGAAGGCGGACGGCGACAAGCCGGCAAAGCCTGCGGCCGCCCGCGCAATCGCCGCCGAAACCGATGGTGACGCCAAGGCCGAACGCATTTCCAAGGTGATGGCGCGTGCCGGCGTCGCCTCCCGCCGCGACATCGAACGCATGATCATGGAAGGCCGTGTGACGCTGAACGGCAGGGTTCTTGAAACCCCCGTCGTCAACGTCACGCTCGCCGATCGCATCGAGGTCGACGGCGTGCCGATCCGCGGCATCGAGCGCACCAGGCTGTGGCTCTATCATAAGCCCGCGGGCCTGGTGACCACGAATGCCGATCCGGAAGGCCGCTCGACCGTCTTCGACAACCTGCCGGAAGAATTGCCACGCGTCATGTCGATCGGCCGCCTCGATATCAACACCGAAGGCCTGCTGCTCCTGACCAATGACGGCGGTCTCGCCCGCGCGCTCGAGCTGCCGGCGACCGGCTGGCTGCGGCGCTACCGCGTCCGCGCCCATGGCGAGATCGATCAGGACGCGCTCGACAAGCTGAAGGACGGCATTGCCGTCGACGGCGTGCTCTACGGCTCGATCGAGGCGACGCTCGACCGCACGCAGGGCTCGAACGTCTGGATCACCATGGGTCTTCGCGAAGGCAAGAACCGCGAAATCAAGAACGTGCTCGGCGCGCTCGGTCTCGAGGTCAATCGCCTGATCCGCATTTCCTATGGCCCATTCCAGCTCGGCGACCTGCCGGAAGGCCATGTCGTCGAAGTGCGCGGCCGCACCTTGCGCGACCAGCTCGGCCCGCGCCTCATCGAGGAAGCCAAGGCGAATTTCGACGCGCCGATCTACAATGCGGCGGCGGTCGCTGCCGAGGAAGAGGTGGAGCCCGCAGCACCTGAAAAGCGTGAGCGTCCGCGCCGCGACGAAGACAAGCGCGAACGGGCGCTGAGCCGTCTTGATACCAAACGCGACGACCGCCACGGTGGGGCGCGCAAAGAGGACGACCGCCGCGACGGCGGGCGCCGGGACGATGAAAGGCCAAAGCGTCCCCAGCCGCTCGGCCAGCGCCGCAGCGCCAATGTCTGGATGGCGCCGGGCGCCCGGCCGCTCGGCGAAAAGGCCGCGGCGAAAGCCGCCAAGAATGCGCAGACCGCGCGCAAACGCGGCGAGCAGTCGCCGGCAAAAGGCACTGGTTTCGATCGCATCGAAGATCGCCCGCGCACCCAGGTGAACCGCGTCCGCGAAGAGGATGGCGAGTGGATCCGCTCGAGCGAGGAGACCCGTCGCAAGGATGAGGGCGAGGGCTTCGGCCGCAAGCGCGGCTTTGGTGATCGCCCCGCCCGCGAAGACCGCGGTTCCGGCGACCGCCCGACGCGCGGCGACCGGCCGTTCGGTGATCGCCCCTCGCGTGGGGATCGGCCCTTCGGCGACAAGCCGCGCGGCGATCGCAAGCCGCGTGCGGAGGGCGACGAGCGTCCTCGTGCCGGGAGAAGCCCTGCCGGTGAGGGCCGTTCTGAGCGTCCGCGCGGCGACCGCCCCTTCGGCGACCGTCCTTCGCGTGGAGACCGCCCCTTCGGCGACAAGCCGCGCGGTGATCGCAAGCCGCGTGCGGATGGCGACGAGCGTCCTCGTGCCGCCAGAACCTCCGCCGGTGAGGGTCGCTCGGAGCGTCCCCGCAGCGACCGCCCCTCCGGTGATCGTCCTTCACGTGGAGATCGGCCCTTCGGCGATAAGCCGCGTGGGGATCGCAGACCGCGCGAGGACGGTGATGAGCGTCCGCGGGCAGCCAGAAGCTTTGCCGGCGAGGGCCGCTCCGAGCGTCCGCGCGGTGAAAGATCGTTCGGTGACAAGCCTTCGGGTGACAGGCCTTCCGGTGATAGAC